In Cedecea neteri, a single genomic region encodes these proteins:
- the dsdC gene encoding DNA-binding transcriptional regulator DsdC codes for METSREGRNRLLNGWQLSKLYTFEVAARHESFALAAEELSLSPSAVSHRINQLEEELGIQLFVRSHRKVELTHEGKQVFWALKSSLGTLNQEILDIKNQELSGTLTVYSRPSIAQCWLVPALGDFTQRYPSISLTILTGNDNLNLQRAGIDLALYFDDAPSSQLSHHFLMDEAILPVCSPEYARRFELHSRPSQLRHCTLLHDRQAWSNDSGTDEWHSWAQQFGIELPASTGIGFDRSDLAVIAAMNHVGVAMGRKRLVQKRLERGELIAPFGDKTLKCHQHYYISTLSGRQWPKIDAFIGWLKNLAEPAT; via the coding sequence ATGGAAACGTCGCGCGAGGGGCGAAATCGGTTATTAAACGGCTGGCAACTGTCGAAGCTGTATACCTTTGAGGTGGCAGCGCGGCATGAATCTTTTGCACTGGCGGCAGAGGAACTGTCGCTCAGCCCCAGCGCGGTTAGCCACCGGATTAACCAACTGGAAGAGGAGCTGGGGATCCAGCTTTTTGTTCGCTCGCACCGCAAAGTGGAGCTAACGCATGAAGGCAAGCAGGTGTTCTGGGCGCTGAAGTCGTCTCTGGGCACATTGAACCAGGAGATTCTGGATATCAAAAACCAGGAACTCTCGGGGACGCTGACCGTGTACTCAAGGCCGTCGATTGCCCAGTGCTGGCTGGTGCCCGCGCTCGGGGATTTTACCCAGCGCTACCCTTCTATCTCGCTAACCATTCTGACGGGGAACGACAACCTGAATTTACAGCGCGCCGGTATCGATCTGGCGCTCTATTTTGACGATGCCCCTTCCTCGCAGCTGAGCCACCATTTTCTGATGGATGAGGCGATTCTGCCGGTTTGCAGCCCGGAATATGCCCGTCGATTTGAGCTTCATTCCCGGCCTTCTCAACTGCGCCACTGTACTTTGCTGCATGACCGGCAGGCGTGGAGCAATGATTCCGGCACCGATGAGTGGCACAGCTGGGCGCAGCAGTTTGGCATTGAGCTACCCGCCTCGACGGGCATCGGCTTCGATCGCTCTGACCTGGCGGTGATTGCCGCGATGAACCACGTTGGCGTGGCGATGGGGCGAAAAAGGCTGGTGCAAAAGCGGCTGGAGCGGGGCGAGTTGATCGCCCCGTTTGGTGACAAAACGTTAAAATGCCATCAGCATTACTATATTTCGACCCTTAGTGGCCGACAATGGCCGAAGATTGATGCTTTTATCGGCTGGCTTAAAAATCTTGCCGAACCGGCAACCTAA
- a CDS encoding toxin-antitoxin system HicB family antitoxin, which yields MSTIKRDKSPKGKGLSPTFQIRITPELKAQFEVAAKDAGMSLGNWLKELGRKELERLKC from the coding sequence ATGTCAACTATCAAACGCGATAAAAGTCCTAAGGGAAAGGGGTTATCTCCGACATTTCAGATACGTATCACACCGGAACTGAAAGCCCAGTTTGAAGTTGCAGCGAAAGACGCTGGCATGAGCCTTGGGAATTGGTTGAAGGAACTGGGGCGGAAGGAGTTGGAGCGGTTGAAGTGTTAA
- the fhuE gene encoding ferric-rhodotorulic acid/ferric-coprogen receptor FhuE: protein MALVNFSRDRFTLRAGGPSLLAAAIALALLPSAQAEDTITVNTQADNPLAGQEQDYSVKTTTTGTKLLLIPRDIPQSVSVISQQRIQDQNLQTIGDVLDNATGISTKLVDSSRATYFARGFFISNYAYDDMPTQVSDVWDFGDTGSDTAVFENIEVVRGAAGLMSGSGNPSAYINMVRKHADSREFKGNVSASYGSWDKQRYVADLSAPLSESGNVRGRVVTGYQDNDTWLDKSHYRKKFIYAVVDADLTDSTTLSVGYDYQESNDDSPTWGGLPTWYADGSRTNFSRSATTAPDWAYSNKDATKVFANLVQRFDNGWEARINTLHAETNFDSKLMYVTGFPDKVTGAGTSAYGGWNRGERKQDSVDAFVRGGFDLFGRQHELMFGGSYSRQRNHYDNAMPNTGLPYGGIAMDSFYSNVVDPSWSAFSLYSKDVVRQQSAYTAARFSLADPLHLIVGARYTEWDADYNPSTAPQTSLSSKKHDVTPYAGLVYDINDTWSAYTSYTSIFQPTDKRDVNGDYLDPTTGKSYEAGVKADWFNTRLTTSLAVFRIEQDKVAQALGTPVNGNPGETAYKSVNGTVSRGVEFELNGALTDNWQLTFGASRYVADDNNGEAVNPDQPRTTLKLFTRYQLPMLPEVTVGGGVNWQGKTWQDTSGPDGDTRIKQGSYALVDLFTRYQVTKNFAVQGNINNLFDKEYESWLSDYVVYGAPRSFSLTANYSF, encoded by the coding sequence ATGGCATTGGTTAACTTCTCCAGGGATCGGTTCACGTTACGGGCAGGCGGCCCATCACTCCTGGCTGCGGCCATTGCGCTGGCGCTACTGCCTTCTGCGCAGGCAGAAGACACCATCACGGTAAATACTCAGGCGGACAATCCGCTGGCGGGACAGGAACAGGATTACAGCGTCAAAACCACTACCACCGGCACCAAGCTGCTGCTGATTCCGCGTGATATCCCGCAATCCGTCAGCGTCATCAGCCAGCAGCGTATTCAGGATCAGAACCTGCAAACCATCGGCGACGTGCTGGATAACGCCACCGGTATCAGCACCAAGCTGGTGGACAGCAGCCGTGCCACTTACTTTGCGCGCGGCTTCTTCATCAGCAACTATGCCTACGACGACATGCCCACTCAGGTTAGCGACGTCTGGGACTTCGGCGATACCGGTTCGGATACCGCCGTGTTTGAAAATATTGAAGTGGTGCGCGGCGCGGCGGGGCTGATGAGCGGTAGCGGCAACCCTTCGGCGTACATCAATATGGTGCGCAAGCACGCCGACAGCCGTGAATTTAAAGGCAACGTCTCCGCCAGCTACGGCAGTTGGGACAAGCAGCGCTATGTGGCGGATCTCTCCGCGCCGCTGAGTGAGTCCGGCAACGTGCGGGGCCGCGTGGTCACCGGCTACCAGGACAACGATACCTGGCTCGATAAAAGCCATTACCGCAAGAAATTCATCTACGCCGTAGTGGATGCCGATTTGACCGATTCCACCACGCTTTCCGTCGGCTACGACTACCAGGAAAGCAATGACGACAGCCCGACCTGGGGCGGCCTGCCCACCTGGTATGCCGACGGCAGCCGGACAAACTTTAGCCGCAGCGCCACCACCGCGCCGGACTGGGCCTATTCCAACAAAGACGCCACCAAAGTGTTCGCCAACCTGGTGCAGCGCTTTGATAACGGCTGGGAAGCGCGAATCAACACGCTGCACGCCGAAACCAACTTCGACTCTAAGCTGATGTACGTCACCGGCTTCCCGGATAAAGTGACCGGGGCAGGCACCAGCGCCTACGGCGGCTGGAACCGGGGCGAGCGTAAACAGGATTCGGTGGATGCGTTTGTGCGCGGCGGTTTTGATCTGTTTGGCCGCCAGCACGAGCTGATGTTCGGCGGCAGCTACAGCCGCCAGCGTAACCACTACGACAACGCGATGCCGAACACCGGCTTGCCTTACGGCGGCATCGCGATGGACAGCTTCTACAGTAACGTTGTAGACCCAAGCTGGTCAGCCTTCTCGCTGTATAGCAAAGATGTGGTGCGCCAGCAGTCTGCCTACACTGCCGCGCGTTTCTCGCTGGCCGATCCGCTGCACCTGATTGTGGGCGCTCGCTACACCGAATGGGATGCAGACTACAACCCGTCCACTGCGCCGCAAACCAGCCTGAGCAGCAAAAAGCATGACGTCACGCCGTACGCGGGCCTGGTTTACGACATCAACGACACCTGGTCGGCCTACACCAGCTACACCTCCATCTTCCAGCCGACCGACAAGCGCGACGTTAACGGCGATTACCTCGACCCAACCACCGGGAAGAGTTATGAAGCGGGCGTGAAAGCGGACTGGTTTAACACGCGCCTGACGACCTCGTTGGCGGTATTCCGCATCGAGCAGGATAAAGTTGCTCAGGCGCTTGGCACGCCGGTTAACGGCAACCCTGGCGAAACGGCGTATAAGTCCGTGAACGGCACCGTAAGCCGCGGCGTGGAGTTTGAGCTGAACGGCGCGCTGACCGATAACTGGCAGCTTACCTTCGGCGCTTCCCGCTATGTGGCGGACGACAATAACGGCGAGGCAGTGAACCCGGACCAACCGCGCACCACGCTGAAGCTGTTTACCCGCTACCAGCTGCCGATGCTGCCGGAAGTGACCGTGGGCGGTGGAGTGAACTGGCAGGGTAAAACCTGGCAGGATACTTCCGGCCCGGACGGCGACACCCGTATCAAACAGGGCAGCTACGCGCTGGTGGATCTCTTCACCCGCTACCAGGTGACGAAAAACTTTGCCGTACAGGGCAACATCAACAACCTGTTTGACAAAGAATATGAATCCTGGCTTTCCGACTATGTGGTTTATGGTGCCCCGCGCAGCTTCTCGCTGACGGCAAACTACAGCTTCTAA
- the dsdX gene encoding D-serine transporter DsdX produces MGSQIWVVGTLLASIVLIVLTIVKLKLHPFLALLMASFFVGVMMGMGPLDMVNAVESGIGGTLGFLAAVIGLGTILGKMMEVSGAAERIGLALQRCRWLSADVIMVLVGLICGITLFVEVGVVLLIPLAFSIAKKTHTSLLKLAIPLCTALMAVHCVVPPHPAALFVTNKLGADVGTVIVYGLAVGLLASLVGGPLFLKCLGNRLPFKSVPVEFSDLQTRDAASLPSLSATLFTVLLPIFLMLAKTLAELNMTPGSTTYTALEFIGNPITAMFIAVFVAYYLLGLRQNMGIATLLSHTETGFGSIANILMIIGAGGAFNAILKASGMADSLALSLSSLHLHPILLAWLVALILHAAVGSATVAMMGATAIVAPLLPLYPNVSPEIVTLAIGSGAIGCTIVTDSLFWLVKQYCGATLHETFKYYTTATFIASLVALAGTFLLSFII; encoded by the coding sequence ATGGGATCGCAAATCTGGGTGGTGGGTACGCTGCTTGCCAGCATAGTGTTAATCGTGTTGACCATCGTAAAACTGAAGCTTCATCCTTTCCTCGCGCTGCTGATGGCGAGCTTTTTCGTCGGCGTGATGATGGGCATGGGCCCGCTGGACATGGTTAACGCGGTGGAAAGCGGCATCGGCGGCACGCTGGGCTTTTTAGCCGCGGTCATCGGGCTGGGCACCATTCTGGGAAAAATGATGGAGGTTTCCGGGGCTGCCGAGCGCATTGGTCTGGCGCTGCAGCGCTGCCGCTGGCTTTCCGCCGACGTGATTATGGTGCTGGTCGGCCTGATTTGCGGTATTACGCTGTTCGTTGAGGTTGGCGTGGTGCTGCTTATCCCACTGGCCTTTTCCATCGCCAAAAAGACCCACACGTCTTTGCTGAAACTTGCGATCCCGCTGTGTACCGCGTTGATGGCAGTTCACTGCGTAGTTCCGCCGCACCCGGCGGCGCTGTTCGTGACCAATAAGCTCGGCGCCGATGTAGGCACCGTGATTGTATATGGCTTAGCGGTTGGCCTGCTGGCGTCTTTGGTGGGTGGCCCGCTCTTCCTGAAGTGCCTGGGCAATCGTCTGCCGTTTAAATCCGTTCCTGTCGAATTCTCAGATCTGCAAACGCGCGATGCGGCCTCTCTGCCGTCTTTGAGCGCCACGCTGTTTACCGTGCTGCTGCCTATTTTTCTGATGCTGGCGAAGACGCTGGCGGAACTGAACATGACGCCGGGCAGCACGACTTACACCGCGCTGGAGTTTATCGGCAACCCGATTACCGCGATGTTTATCGCCGTTTTCGTGGCCTATTATCTGCTGGGCCTGCGCCAGAATATGGGTATCGCGACGCTGTTAAGCCACACCGAGACTGGCTTTGGCTCCATCGCGAATATCCTGATGATCATCGGGGCAGGCGGGGCGTTTAACGCCATTCTTAAGGCAAGCGGCATGGCGGACAGCCTGGCATTGAGCCTTTCCAGCCTGCATCTACACCCCATTCTGCTGGCCTGGCTGGTAGCCCTTATCCTTCACGCCGCCGTGGGCTCCGCTACCGTGGCGATGATGGGTGCCACAGCTATCGTTGCCCCGCTGCTGCCGCTCTACCCCAATGTCAGCCCCGAGATTGTGACGCTCGCCATCGGCTCCGGTGCTATCGGCTGCACCATTGTGACCGACTCACTTTTCTGGCTGGTGAAGCAGTACTGCGGCGCCACGCTCCATGAAACCTTCAAGTACTACACCACGGCGACGTTCATCGCTTCTTTAGTTGCACTGGCTGGCACATTCCTGCTTTCCTTTATCATCTGA
- a CDS encoding metallophosphoesterase family protein, whose product MNAIDVDFRFALFSDVHANLPALEAVLQDIDRHHINQIWCLGDLVDFAPWPNEVINLIRGRGIPVVMGNHDRRVAMDEPVTPLAKHSAAEQQAREQAIALSKRTLTEENRRWLSALPRSRAFHAGPLRILLVHASPDSLSEYVHRQFSCSQLMKWQTTHQFDVMVSGHTHYADIRELVRSDGRRLIVANTGAVGRIKPGEPQATWLRGHYRHGKLKLTIQTVNYDVAAVAQAIKNSPVPDFYAEELYQHGMTCSRALSAF is encoded by the coding sequence ATGAATGCTATCGACGTTGACTTCCGTTTTGCACTTTTCAGCGATGTTCACGCCAATTTACCAGCACTCGAGGCCGTTTTGCAGGACATTGACCGCCACCACATCAACCAAATTTGGTGCCTGGGCGATCTGGTGGATTTTGCGCCGTGGCCGAATGAAGTGATAAACCTGATTCGCGGCCGCGGCATTCCAGTAGTGATGGGCAACCACGACCGCCGCGTGGCAATGGACGAGCCGGTCACACCGCTTGCCAAACACTCCGCTGCAGAACAACAGGCTCGTGAACAGGCGATAGCCTTGAGCAAACGCACGCTAACTGAGGAGAACCGCCGCTGGCTCAGCGCCCTGCCCCGGTCAAGAGCGTTTCACGCCGGGCCGCTCAGAATTCTGCTGGTTCACGCCAGCCCGGATTCGCTGTCCGAGTATGTGCACCGCCAGTTCTCCTGCAGCCAGCTCATGAAGTGGCAAACCACGCATCAGTTCGATGTGATGGTTTCCGGGCATACGCACTACGCGGATATTCGCGAATTAGTGCGCAGCGATGGCCGCAGGTTAATCGTCGCCAATACCGGTGCCGTCGGTCGAATCAAACCCGGCGAGCCGCAGGCTACCTGGCTGAGGGGGCATTACCGGCACGGGAAGCTAAAACTGACTATTCAAACGGTAAATTATGACGTCGCCGCCGTGGCCCAGGCGATTAAAAACAGCCCGGTGCCTGACTTTTACGCGGAGGAGCTGTATCAACACGGCATGACCTGCTCGCGGGCGCTGTCTGCATTCTGA
- a CDS encoding SDR family oxidoreductase has translation MTDFLTLKGKRALVTSGTKGAGAATVALFRELGAQVMTVARHAPENVHDDEFFAADLATREGCEQLVKAVQARLGGVDIIVHMLGGSSSPAGGYATLDEAQWQRELALNLFPAVRLDRALLPGMTAQGSGVIIHVSSIQRILPLPEATTAYAAAKAALSAYSKSLSKEVSPQGVRVLRVAPGWIETEASVRLAERLALQAGTDYEGGKQIIMDSLGGIPLGRPAKPEEVANLIAFLASDRAAVITGTEYIIDGGTVPTV, from the coding sequence ATGACTGACTTTTTGACACTGAAGGGCAAGAGAGCGCTGGTGACATCCGGCACGAAGGGGGCTGGGGCGGCGACCGTGGCGCTGTTCCGCGAGCTAGGCGCGCAGGTCATGACCGTGGCTCGCCATGCGCCTGAAAACGTTCATGATGATGAGTTTTTTGCGGCGGATCTCGCCACGCGTGAGGGCTGCGAGCAACTGGTAAAAGCGGTGCAGGCGCGTCTCGGGGGTGTGGATATCATCGTGCATATGCTCGGCGGCTCATCATCTCCCGCCGGAGGCTATGCGACGCTGGACGAAGCGCAGTGGCAGCGCGAGCTGGCGCTTAACCTTTTCCCGGCGGTGCGGCTGGACAGGGCGTTGCTGCCGGGCATGACGGCGCAGGGCTCAGGCGTGATTATCCACGTCTCTTCGATTCAACGGATTTTACCGCTGCCGGAGGCAACCACGGCCTATGCCGCAGCCAAAGCAGCGCTTTCCGCCTATAGCAAAAGCCTGTCGAAAGAGGTTTCCCCGCAGGGCGTGCGGGTGCTGCGCGTGGCGCCGGGCTGGATTGAAACAGAGGCCTCTGTCCGCCTGGCGGAGCGGTTGGCGCTGCAGGCGGGCACGGATTATGAGGGCGGGAAGCAGATCATTATGGATTCGCTGGGCGGGATCCCGCTTGGCCGCCCGGCTAAACCTGAAGAAGTGGCTAACCTGATTGCCTTCCTGGCCTCAGACCGTGCCGCCGTGATTACCGGCACGGAGTACATTATTGACGGCGGAACGGTGCCGACCGTTTAG
- the emrD gene encoding multidrug efflux MFS transporter EmrD, translating to MRKLANIHLLMMLILLVAVGQMTQTIYIPSIPDMAHEMGVRSGAIQRVMAAYLFTYGVSQLFYGPLSDRIGRRPVILAGMVIFMLATLGALFTTNLHILVLASALQGMGTGVAGVMARTMPRDLYEGGDLRQANSLLNMGILVSPLLAPVIGGMLDSVWGWRACYGFLLLLCAIVAFSMWRWLPETRPADAAPPRLMRSYKMLLGNISFNCYLLMLVGGLAGVAVFEACSGVLMGGVLGLNGVVVSILFILPIPAAFFGSWYAGRQNVRFSSLMWQAVLSCLFAGIFMWIPGWFGIMNIWTLLVPAALFFFGAGMLFPLATSGAMEPFPFLAGTAGALVGGLQNIGSGVMAWFSALMPQTGQYSIGMLMTAMGVLILCCWLPLAQRFQHHGETV from the coding sequence ATGAGAAAGTTAGCCAATATCCACCTGCTGATGATGTTGATTCTGCTGGTTGCTGTCGGGCAGATGACACAGACGATTTATATTCCTTCTATTCCCGATATGGCTCATGAAATGGGCGTGCGCAGCGGCGCGATTCAGCGCGTGATGGCGGCCTATTTGTTTACCTACGGCGTGTCTCAGCTGTTTTATGGCCCACTTTCCGATCGCATTGGCCGCCGCCCGGTGATCCTCGCCGGTATGGTGATTTTCATGCTGGCGACGCTCGGCGCGCTGTTTACCACCAATTTGCATATTCTGGTTCTGGCGAGCGCCCTGCAGGGCATGGGCACCGGGGTTGCAGGCGTGATGGCTAGAACCATGCCGCGCGATCTCTACGAAGGCGGTGATTTACGCCAGGCCAACAGCCTGCTGAATATGGGTATTCTGGTGAGTCCGCTGCTGGCACCGGTTATTGGCGGGATGCTGGACAGCGTCTGGGGCTGGCGGGCCTGTTACGGCTTCCTGCTGCTGCTGTGTGCCATTGTGGCGTTTTCTATGTGGCGCTGGCTGCCCGAAACCCGCCCGGCAGACGCCGCGCCGCCTCGCCTGATGCGCAGCTACAAAATGCTGCTCGGCAATATCTCCTTCAACTGCTATCTGCTGATGCTGGTCGGTGGCCTGGCGGGCGTGGCGGTGTTTGAAGCCTGTTCCGGCGTGCTAATGGGCGGCGTACTTGGCCTGAACGGCGTGGTGGTCAGCATTCTGTTTATTCTGCCCATTCCGGCGGCATTTTTCGGCTCCTGGTACGCGGGCCGCCAGAACGTGCGTTTCTCCAGCCTGATGTGGCAGGCGGTATTGAGCTGCCTGTTCGCCGGGATTTTCATGTGGATCCCTGGCTGGTTCGGCATCATGAATATCTGGACGTTACTGGTGCCTGCGGCGCTGTTCTTCTTCGGCGCGGGCATGCTATTCCCGCTGGCGACCAGCGGCGCGATGGAGCCGTTCCCGTTCCTCGCCGGTACCGCAGGGGCGCTGGTTGGCGGCCTGCAAAATATCGGCTCCGGCGTGATGGCCTGGTTCTCCGCGCTGATGCCGCAAACCGGGCAATACAGCATCGGAATGCTGATGACCGCGATGGGCGTGCTGATCCTGTGCTGCTGGCTGCCGCTGGCGCAACGGTTCCAGCATCATGGCGAGACAGTTTAG
- a CDS encoding LysR family transcriptional regulator: MSRIALDDIEAVQAIARRGSFRAAAIDLGVSTTALSHTLAKFEAELGVRLFNRTTRSVSLTEAGRLFIERVSPSLQGLNDALESVRAHRDTPSGVLRINAPPFAARQVLSSLIFEFLRRYPEMQVDMVTEGKLVDIVAEGFDLGVRVAGLVPADMIALSLGQPQRFAVVASPAYLSEHGAPLTPGDLLNHACIRVRLPDGSLYRWHLEKQGEVAQVDVRGPLTLDEASLAREAVLEGVGIGFFMEQNVADEIRSGKLVRLLETWTPPFPGLCLYYSGRRHPSAGLAAFLALARENSQGGH, from the coding sequence ATGTCGCGTATAGCCCTCGACGATATCGAAGCCGTGCAGGCCATCGCCCGCCGGGGATCTTTCCGCGCGGCGGCTATCGACCTCGGCGTTTCAACCACGGCGCTCAGCCATACGCTGGCAAAGTTTGAGGCCGAACTTGGCGTGCGTCTGTTCAATCGCACCACCCGCAGCGTGTCGCTGACGGAGGCCGGGAGGTTGTTCATCGAGCGAGTTAGCCCGTCTCTTCAGGGGCTGAACGACGCCCTTGAAAGTGTGCGGGCGCACCGCGATACACCGTCCGGCGTGCTGCGCATCAACGCACCGCCTTTTGCCGCTCGCCAGGTGCTTTCGTCGCTGATTTTTGAGTTTTTACGCCGCTATCCGGAGATGCAGGTCGATATGGTGACCGAAGGAAAGCTGGTCGATATCGTGGCAGAAGGATTCGATCTTGGCGTGCGCGTGGCCGGGCTGGTGCCTGCCGATATGATTGCGCTTTCTCTCGGCCAACCGCAGCGCTTTGCCGTTGTCGCGTCTCCGGCTTATCTGTCAGAGCACGGCGCGCCGCTAACGCCGGGCGACTTGCTGAATCACGCCTGTATTCGCGTCCGGCTACCGGACGGCTCGCTCTACCGCTGGCATCTGGAAAAGCAGGGTGAAGTCGCGCAAGTCGACGTGCGGGGGCCGCTGACGCTGGACGAAGCCTCGCTGGCGCGGGAGGCGGTGCTGGAAGGTGTCGGGATTGGCTTTTTCATGGAGCAAAACGTCGCCGACGAAATCCGCTCCGGCAAGCTGGTGCGCCTGCTGGAAACCTGGACGCCACCCTTCCCTGGGCTTTGCCTATACTATTCCGGCAGGCGGCATCCTTCTGCCGGGCTTGCCGCTTTCCTGGCACTGGCACGGGAAAACAGTCAGGGAGGCCACTGA
- a CDS encoding MFS transporter, with protein sequence MSTVLAAPVAKNDTTVLLVASMGCAMTVIDTNIVGVVLPTIARGLDATFAEMEWVIGAYVLCFSSLLLPAGSLADRFGRRRIFLFGIALFALASLACGAATTILMLNIARALQGVGSAFLLAPALAIIGHTFREPQARGRAWAIWGGMMGITMVLAPLAGGIISAYFGWRWAFYINIPICLLLAMAVLRTIEESSNPAAGKPDVHGISLFIAAMFSLTWALILAPEHGWGSPEVMGRFIASAWFFLFFALVERYKTQPMLDLRLFRSLPFIGAVLAMFTYAATAQVMTSLLPLMLQNVEGKTALASGVGMLPFALAMLFFPMVARWMAHRMAARWILAAGLGLVGVGNLIIASGVLAQWPWLVIAGMAVLGSGGGILNGETQKAIMGTVPHERAGMASGISTTARFSGILQGFALLGAILAGHTRHTLTSVMQANNLPVHDDFITQVVAGDVQRALALWPEQQAQTLSTLIRHSYASGFSLMLVCAALFAFFIALVVVFTVRDHAGSQPK encoded by the coding sequence ATGTCTACTGTGCTGGCCGCGCCCGTGGCCAAAAACGACACCACCGTGCTGCTGGTTGCTTCCATGGGCTGCGCGATGACGGTCATCGACACGAATATCGTTGGCGTCGTGTTGCCGACCATCGCCCGCGGGCTGGACGCCACGTTTGCCGAGATGGAGTGGGTGATCGGCGCTTACGTGCTTTGCTTCTCTTCCCTGCTACTGCCCGCCGGTTCGCTGGCAGACCGCTTCGGCAGGCGACGGATCTTTTTATTCGGCATCGCCCTGTTTGCCCTGGCGTCTCTCGCCTGCGGGGCAGCCACCACCATCCTGATGCTAAATATTGCCCGCGCACTCCAGGGTGTAGGCTCGGCGTTCTTGCTGGCACCGGCGCTGGCGATCATCGGCCACACCTTCCGCGAACCGCAGGCCAGAGGCCGCGCCTGGGCCATCTGGGGCGGCATGATGGGTATCACCATGGTGCTCGCGCCGCTGGCAGGCGGCATCATCAGCGCGTATTTCGGCTGGCGCTGGGCGTTCTACATCAACATCCCCATTTGCCTGCTGCTGGCGATGGCGGTGCTGCGCACCATTGAAGAATCCAGTAATCCAGCCGCCGGTAAGCCGGACGTACACGGCATTTCGCTGTTTATCGCCGCCATGTTTTCTCTCACCTGGGCGCTGATCCTCGCCCCGGAGCACGGCTGGGGCAGCCCCGAAGTGATGGGGCGTTTTATCGCCTCAGCCTGGTTCTTTCTGTTCTTTGCGCTGGTTGAACGCTACAAAACCCAGCCAATGCTGGATTTACGCCTGTTCCGTTCGCTGCCGTTTATTGGCGCGGTGCTGGCCATGTTCACCTATGCGGCCACGGCGCAGGTGATGACCTCGCTGCTGCCGCTGATGCTGCAAAACGTCGAGGGGAAAACCGCCCTGGCGTCCGGGGTGGGTATGCTACCGTTCGCGCTCGCCATGCTGTTCTTCCCGATGGTGGCCCGCTGGATGGCACACCGCATGGCCGCCCGCTGGATCTTAGCCGCCGGGTTAGGGCTGGTTGGCGTCGGCAACCTGATTATCGCCAGCGGCGTGCTGGCGCAGTGGCCCTGGCTGGTTATCGCCGGGATGGCCGTGCTGGGCAGCGGCGGCGGCATTCTTAATGGTGAAACACAGAAGGCGATTATGGGCACCGTGCCTCACGAACGAGCAGGCATGGCTTCGGGCATCAGCACCACGGCGCGCTTCTCCGGCATTCTGCAAGGTTTTGCGCTGCTGGGGGCCATTCTGGCCGGGCATACGCGCCATACGCTGACCTCCGTAATGCAGGCCAACAACCTGCCGGTACACGACGATTTTATTACTCAGGTCGTGGCCGGAGATGTGCAGCGAGCCCTCGCGCTGTGGCCGGAGCAACAGGCTCAAACGCTAAGCACACTGATCCGCCACAGCTACGCCAGCGGCTTCTCGCTGATGCTGGTTTGCGCCGCGCTGTTCGCTTTCTTCATTGCGCTGGTTGTCGTTTTCACCGTTCGGGACCACGCCGGGAGTCAGCCAAAATGA
- a CDS encoding LysR family transcriptional regulator encodes MELRHLRYFLEVARTLHFGAAAETLNISTPTLSVQISQLEREFGTPLFLRTKRRVQLTQAGEIFREEAEATLRQAELTRERVLSAARGEQGYIRVGYVASSLWSGTLSSVMGAFRGRYPDISLGAREVLMDSMAAALVEGKIDVGFVRAPVALPSEVGHLLVQSDCFCLALPASHRLASDKDAIDPAALAGESFILPEQTSGSHEVARRGGFVLNDAIRSSTLTEVLAHIALGNGIAVIPEIMAKTIGVPDVVYRPIAGAEIPSAIWMLYRKRERTPLIKRLIRFAKEHVSGGSGNV; translated from the coding sequence ATGGAGCTTCGCCATCTGCGGTATTTCCTCGAAGTTGCCCGAACGCTCCATTTTGGCGCGGCGGCGGAAACGCTGAATATCTCCACGCCTACGCTCTCGGTGCAAATCAGCCAGCTTGAACGGGAGTTCGGTACCCCGCTGTTTTTACGCACCAAAAGGCGCGTGCAGCTGACCCAGGCCGGGGAGATTTTCCGTGAAGAGGCGGAAGCCACGCTGCGCCAGGCTGAACTGACGCGTGAACGGGTACTGAGCGCCGCACGCGGCGAGCAGGGCTACATTCGCGTCGGTTATGTAGCGTCTTCGCTTTGGTCGGGGACGCTTAGCTCGGTGATGGGGGCGTTTCGGGGGCGATATCCTGATATCTCGCTTGGCGCACGAGAAGTGCTGATGGATAGCATGGCGGCGGCGCTGGTGGAGGGCAAAATCGACGTTGGGTTTGTGCGCGCCCCGGTTGCGCTGCCGTCGGAAGTCGGGCATCTGCTGGTGCAAAGCGACTGTTTTTGCCTGGCGCTGCCCGCTTCCCACCGCCTTGCTTCCGACAAGGACGCTATCGACCCTGCTGCTCTGGCCGGGGAAAGCTTTATTCTGCCGGAGCAGACTTCCGGCTCGCATGAAGTCGCCCGCCGCGGCGGATTTGTGCTCAACGATGCCATCCGTTCCAGTACGCTGACCGAAGTGCTGGCGCATATCGCGTTGGGCAACGGCATCGCGGTTATCCCGGAGATCATGGCGAAAACTATCGGCGTGCCGGACGTGGTCTATCGACCGATTGCCGGGGCAGAAATCCCTTCGGCTATCTGGATGCTTTACCGCAAGCGGGAACGCACGCCGCTGATTAAGCGCCTTATTCGCTTCGCAAAAGAGCACGTTTCGGGTGGTTCAGGAAACGTTTGA